A single window of Agelaius phoeniceus isolate bAgePho1 chromosome 16, bAgePho1.hap1, whole genome shotgun sequence DNA harbors:
- the LITAFD gene encoding lITAF domain-containing protein produces the protein MAAEKQRPQVPVVMYEPHPERYPEPSAPPLGQDGSYEYPSPPPYSYRETTIVEEPVYLVPQPPIIVAGIFSSKPTSTICPSCRQHITTQVTYRLGKLSYLLCTSLCMVGCCFGCCFVPLFIKIFKDADHYCPYCQFHIYRYKRL, from the exons ATGGCGGCGGAGAAGCAGCGGCCGCAGGTGCCCGTGGTGATGTACGAGCCGCACCCCGAGCGGTACCCGGAGCCCTCGGCGCCGCCGCTGGGCCAGGACG GGAGCTATGAGTATCCTTCTCCCCCACCTTACTCCTACCGAGAAACCACCATCGTGGAGGAGCCGG TTTATTTGGTGCCCCAGCCTCCCATCATCGTGGCAGGGATCTTCTCCAGCAAACCAACATCCACAATCTGTCCTTCCTGCCGCCAGCACATCACCACCCAGGTCACCTACAGACTGGGCAAGCTCTCCTACCTCCTGTGCACCAGCCTCTGCATGGTTGG GTGCTGCTTCGGATGCTGCTTCGTCCCTCTCTTCATCAAGATCTTCAAGGATGCAGATCATTACTGTCCATACTGCCAATTTCACATTTATAGATACAAAAGACTATAG